The window CGCCTACGACGAACTCGGCAACCTTACGACCGCCGGCCACCCCGCCCCCGACGGGCAGGACGCCCAGGGCCCGGCGCAGCACGCCGGCACGAAGGTCACCTCGGCGGGCCGCACGTCGTACGAGCACGACGCCCAGGGACGCGTGTCCCGGGTGATCCGACGGACGCTGTCGGGCCTGCGCCGCGTGTGCACGTACGTCTGGGACGCGGAGGACCGCCTCACCGAGGCCGTGACCCCCGACAACGGAGTATGGCGCTACCGCTACGACGTGCTGGGCCGGCGTACGGCCAAGGCGCGGCTGCGGGAGGACGGTTCGGTCGCCGAGGAGATCCTCTTCACCTGGGATGCCGCCAACCTCGCGGAGCAGCAGTCGGTCCGGGACGGTGTGACGGAGACGGACACCTGGGACTGGGAGCCCGGGACCCACCGGGCGGCGGCCCAGGTGCGGAGCCGGTGGCACACCCCGGACAAGGTCGACCGGCGGTTCTACGCGATCGTCACCGACCTGGTGGGTACGCCCACCGAACTGGTCGGCGAGGACGGGGAGATCGCCTGGCGGTCGGCGGCGAGCCTGTGGGGACGCCCGCTGCCGGACTCAGGCGAGGCCTTGTGCCCCCTGGCGTTCCCCGGCCAGTACCGGGACGCGGAGACGGGCCTGCACTACAACCTGTCCCGCTACTACGACCCGGACACGGCGAGCTACCTCTCGCCGGACCCCTTGGGTCTCGCCCCGGCGCCGAACCATCACGGGTACGTCGACAACCCGTTCCGCTGGAGCGACCCCCTCGGTCTGGAGGAGGACGCCAAGGAACCGACCCGGGTCTACGACGACTCGGAATACAGCAAGCACGGTTCGGGGTCCAGTTCGTCGGCCAAGGGCGAGGTCAGCCGGGCGCCGTCCAACGGCCAGGCCGCGCTGGACCGCTCGATCGACATGGACCCGAACAACCCCAACGTCACCCGGCGACTCGGCGTGGACCACGCCAACAACGAGATCGTGGTCCTGGACCGGCACCGGGAGATCCTCGACAAGGACGGCAACGTGGTCAAGGAGATCTACCATGGCCACGTCCAGTCCTCGTACCCCTCGAAGAGCGTCACACAAGGCGACCTGACCAAGCTGAAGAAGGCGGGAATGATCGACAACGTCAAGAAGCAGCGGGTCCTCCCGCCGCCGCCCTGCGATGACTGACGGCCGAAGCTGGAACTGGGAGACCGGCGAGGGCCTGCTGGGCATGGACGACCCTGCCGAGGTGGACGCGGCGTTCGAGCGGGGCGAGAGGAGTCTCGGTACGGCGGCCATCGGGCTTGCCTTTAATTGCGCGCTGGCCGAGGCATCGCCCCGCATCATCAGGGCGATGCAGTTGACGGACCCGCATCAGCGAGGGTTCGCGTTCACGGCGGCGGGCACTGCGGCGCGGCTCAACAGTGAACTGACCCCGGAGCTGTACGCGGCGCTGCGCGCCGAGGGCCGCGGCGGTTTCGCCGAGAATGCCATCAGGGACACGCTGACATTTGTGCCGTTCCGCAAGCTGACGCCGTGGTTCAGGTGGCAGATGGTGCGCACAACCGTGGTGGACAAGCTGGACGCCTGGCGGCTGACCGCCACGGACGCAGTCGAGGACGCCTGGAAAGCGCTGCGTCGGCGTCGTTCATGAGCAGCAGAGGAATGATGTGCGCCTAGTCATTACCTCCCAGAAGACCGACACGCTCGATCGGTGGCAGCGGGTCTTCGAAGGCTGCGCCGAGGTGACCTGCCGTTGCGGACTGCGCGCCGAAATACCGGTCGACGCGGTCCTCATGGCCGGCGTGTTCGCCCACGAACGCTATGGCGGCCGACCGAGCTTCTCCGAGGCGGAGATCCTGGAGAACCGGCGGGGCGACGGCTGGCCCGATCTGGTCATCGTGCCGCCGACCAGGCCTATGGCGAGGGACTCAGACGGAAACTGCAAAGTCCACGCGGACTACGCGGAAATGCAGCCCGCCTATTTCGCGGCTTCGCGCTCCTTCCGGGCGATCGTGGAATGGAACAGCACGCACGACGTACCGATCTCGGCGGTCGAGCTCAACCTTGGGCTGATGAACATGGACAACCCCGTGGACGACTCCAGCGCGCGTTCGTTCAGGGACGCCTTCGAGGAGTACCGCGAACACCTGCTGTCCCGCGCGTAAGGTCGGCGGTTCGCGCCGGCAGGCTGGGAGCAACGGTGGCTTGGGGATGAGTGAGGAACGCGAGCGGCGATGGTCCGCGGAGACCGATCGGGTGTTGCGGCAAGTTGGCTGGTACCCGGGGCGCTCGGTGTCCACTGCGGAGTGGGAGAACACACTCCGCGAGCACGGCGGCTTCGAGATCCACGAGGCGGCCCGGCGTTTCCTCGCCGAGTTCGGCGGGCTGGAGAGCACTGAGCGAGGTCCTGGGCAGACGATGGCGCGTATGGGATTCACGCTCGATCCGACCGTGGCCGAGTGGGAGGAGGAGATCTTCGACGTGTTGAGCGAGGAGGCCGGAACCAACCTGTATCCGATCGGGGAGGCTGACCGCCGCAACTTGTACTTGGGCATCGCTCCCAATGGCGAGGTGTACGTCGGCATGGACAGCGTCACGCAGCTGGCGGAAACGGCTGACGAAGCCCTGGAGAAGTTGGTCGAGGGCATCAGATAGATGGGAATTGGCATGGCGGCCGAGTGGGACTGGCAGACCGGCAAGGGCCTGTTGGGCATGGACGACCCCAGCGAGGTGGACGCGGCGTTCGAGCGCGGCGAGGCTTCCCTCGGCGCGGCGGTGATCGGGCTGGCGTTCAACTGCCCCCCGGAGGTGGCCTCGCCGCGAATCCTCCGCGCCATCGAGGTACTGGACCGCTCCCGACGGGACTTCCCGTTTACGGCGGCGGCCCATGTGGCCCGGCTCAACGGCCGCCTGACCCCGGAGCTCTACGCCGCGCTGCGAGCGGAGGGCATGGGCGGTTTCGCCGACCACGCGATCAGGGACACGCTGACGTACGTTCCGTTCCGGGACCTCCCACCGTGGTTCAAGTGGCAGCTGGTGCGCACAACGGTGGCCGACAAACTGGAGTCGTGGCGCCTGACGGCCGCGGACGCGGCGGAGGAGGCCTGCAAGGTCGTACGCCGGCGTCGCTCATGAACGGTTGGGTCGTCTTCGTCCCTGAAGGGATGTCCGAGGTGCACCGAGTGCTGCGGGAGCTGGAGGCAAGAGGAGGCCGGGTCCACCACGTCGACTCCCGCCACCTGATGACCGAGCGGGGGATCTACGACACGTTCGCCGAAGTCCTCCAGTTCCCTGGCTACTTCGGCAGGAACTGGGACGCGTTGGTGGACTGCTTGGATGACCTGTGTGGTGCGGTGACGGGTGGAGTAGGGGTCGCCGTCGTCATCGACGAAGCGGATCGACTGTTGGCGACGGAACACTTCCCCCTGTTCGTATCGGTCCTCTGTCAGGGAACGGACCGTGCGAATTCGACGGTGGATCTGGATGGCTTCCCATTGGACCGGCCCGCTATTGCCGAGTACTTCGTCTTCGAGTTTGGAGAGTTCGACGGGGAGAGGATCGCCCGCAGGGTGGGACAACCGGACCTTACGATCACGGCAGGGGACGGATATGTGGCAGCCGCTCTGAACCCGGAGGTGTGGCATTGAAGCGTGAACGATCGAGCGTCCACAGCCGCTCCCTTGAACAGCTTGAGGGGCAACGATGGCCGGACCCACCGGAAGACACGACCCACCTGGTCAAGAATGTGCACGAGCTACGCCGACGCCCGATCGGCACGCTGGAAACGCACGAACTCGCCCGCTTGATCGGCCAGGACGTCGGCGTGCCCTGGCTGCTTCCGCTCGCCGTGAAGATCCTCCGTGACGCCGCGCCCAACCACGTTGCAGGTGGCCTCTACGACGGCGACCTCCTGTACGCGGTTGTCTCCGTAAGGCCGGAAGTATGGGCGGACGCCCCGGACTTGGCGCGGAAGTTGGAGGAGACAGTGGCGATGCTGGACGATCTTTCAGGGGAACAGGGAGATACGCCGTGAAGCTCGACCTCGACGAGATCGAAGCGCTGTGCTCGGCAGCCACACCAGGGCCGTGGTACGTCAGACACCTGGATGACGACCAGGCCATGAACTTGGTCGCGGTCAGCACCACGGAGGACACAGGCCGGGGGGAGAGGTGGCCCGAGTTCGATCACGCGGAGCTGATCGCGGCGACGCTTGTCCAACACCCCCGCTATGTGGACTGCGCGGACGAACGCTGGGACGTGAACGCCGCGTTCATCGCCATGGCGAGAGAGACGGTGCCGCAACTCGTCAGTGAAGTCAGACGACTTCGAGGCATGCTGTCCGCGGCCGGGCTGAACCCAGACGCTGTCTGAGCCCATGGAGTTCAAGTTCGCCGTAGCCGAGGACGAACAGCCGCCGCCCAGTGGCTTCGACCTGGGCCATGTGGATGTGCGGGGCAGTGAGGGACAGGCAACCTCGCGGGACCGGCGTCCGGACCAGGCAATGATGATCTGCCTCTCGCTGACTCTCCTCCTTGACGGCCTGCGGCACTTCCTCAGGGACGGGAGTCGCACCAGCTATGAATCCGCCGCGGTTGACTCGTCCTTCTCGCTCAAGTTCACGCGGGGAAGGGATAACGACGGTTCGATCGAGACGACCCACGAGGGCGTACTCGTCGACCGTTCGACGTCGGAGGAACTCGCCACCGCCGTACACCAGGCCGCCAAGCAATTCGCCCGGGCCACCTTTCCGGACCTCGCGCCCGATGACGCCGGCCGGGAAGACCTGGAGAAGTCGCTGGCCGAATTCGAGGACTTCCTGGCGGGACTCGGGGTTACCGGGTGCTGGCCTTCAGGCTCGTGATGAATGTGGTGAAGGCGTCGGTGGGGAAAGAGAGGGGCGTGCGGGTGCGGTCCTTTGAGTCGCGTACGGCGACTCGGGTGGGGAGGCTGGCTATCTCTACGCAGGCGTTGCCATCGCCGCTGCCGGAGAAGGAGGACTTCTGCCAGTTGACGGGAGTGGTCAAGGTGCGCCTCACAGTTCCTTCGTCAGTCTGTGGATGAAGTCGCGCGATCGCTCGGGGGCGAGCGATACGGCCTCCATTCTACGGAAGAGTGTTCGAAATGCGCCGAGTTGGGCTTCGGAGTCGATGAAGCCCGCCCCCTGGGGAGCGTCGCGCACAACGGTGTCCAGTTTGGGTACCGTGCCGCCCGCGTAGACCATGGCGCTGTCGGCGCCGGCGAAACCGTCGAGGTCGAACGGAATGACGCGGACGGTGATGTGATCCGCTTCCGAGAACTCCAGGATGTGCTTGAGCTGAAGCCGGGACGCGCCGCGGTCGCCGACCCGGATGCGCAGAGCCGACTCGTGGATCACCGCCTCGTACGGGATGGGCCGAGGGCCTTCGAGGATGACGCGCCGTTCCAGCCGATGCCGGATGCGCACGTCGAGTTCGTCCTCGGGGAGTTCGGGCACTCTGTACCCGAGAATCCCGCGGGCGTAGTCCGCCGTCTGGAGCAGGCCGGGGACGTGCAAGAAGTCCACGTCCCAGCGGTAGGTGGCGTGATGCTCCAATTCGGAGAGGTCCAGAAATGACGTAGGCAACAGCTTCCGATACTCCTCCCACCAGCCGCACGTCCGGTCGGTGGCCATCGCGACCAGCGCACCGATCAACTCCTCGTCCGTGCAGGAGTAGTGCGTTGCGAGGCGTCGGACGCGTGTCTCGCTCACGCCCGCGATGCCGGACTCGATCTGGCTCATCTGGACGGAGTCGGCGCCAAGCAGTGCTGCCGCCTCCCGCGCTTTGAGGCCTGCGGCCTCACGCAGTTTGCGCAGTTCGGCGCCCAGACGTGCCTGGCGTGCGGTGGGCTGCGGCCGACGCGGCATGGCTTACTCCTTGCCTCCAACTGCCCGGAGGCAGCGACTCGTTCGGGCGCAAGATTACGGGAACGGCTTGCATGGACCTAAATTTAGGTCCTACCGTCAGTGACGCAACGCACACGTTGCGAAACCCCGGGCCCCCGGAAGCGCACCGCTCCGTCCTGCCACGACGGCTGCGGCACTGCCACCGCCCGCCCGCCCACTCCCTCTCTCCGACAGGAGTTCACTCATGCCAGAAAGCGAGCCCTGGGAGTACACCCTCTACATCCCCCACGACCCCCGAGCAGTCACCGTCTGCCGCCGCACCCTCCGCCTGATCCTCACCATGCACGGCCTGATCCGCCTAGTCGACACGGCGGAGCTCATCGGGGCGGAGCTGGTCTCCAACTCCGTACGCCACACGACGGGACCCGCCGCACTACGCGTCCGCTGGTCGGCCGGGGTCCTGCGGATCGGGGCGTGGGACGCCGACCCCGCCCCTCCCGTTCCGCCGGAGAGGTGGGAGCGGCTGGGTGGCGAGTTGGAGGAGGGGAGAGGGCTGGCTCTCGTGCGGGCCTGTGCCGACGTATGGGGGTGGCAGCCGCTGTCCCGGAACGGCAGTCGCGGCAAGTACGTGTGGTGTGACCTGGTCGCGGCATAGCTCGTTGATCTCGTCGTACGGAAAGGAGAAGTGATGGTCGGCTCACCGCATGAGGGTCTGCACCAGATGTGCCAGAAGGATCCGGCGGGTTTCACGCGCACCCTTCAGCATGTGCTGCACATCCCGATCCCCGAGCCTCGCGACTTCGCGGTCCTCAACGCGGATCTGACGGAGATCGAACCGGTCGAACGGCGGGTGGACACGTTGTTACGGGCCGAGACGGATGAGGGGACGTACCTGCTGGTCGTGGAGTCCCAGGGGCAGAGGGACGACGACAAGCGAAGCAGTTGGGCCTACTACCTCAGCTATTTGTACGCGAAGTACCGCTGGGAGCCGGTGCTGATCGTCCTGACGCAGAGCAGGGCCACGGCCCGGTGGGCGACGCAGCCGATCCGTCTGGGCCTGCCCGGCTGGCACTCGCTCACCGTACGGCCGCTCGTGTTGAGCCCCGAGAATGTGCCGCTCATCACGAGTGAAGCCGAGGCCAAGCGGGACGTATTCCTCGCAGCGTTCTCCGCGATGACGCATGGAAAAGGCCGGGGCGCCGCTGCCATACTGAAACCGCTGGCGGCGGCGCTGGAGACCACTGATACCGATAGCGCGGGAATGCTCGCGCAGTTCGTCGAGTCATGCCTGGTCGATGTCGAGGCCAAGCAGACATGGAAGGAGCTGATGATGACAGTGCACTACTTCTTCCGGCACGAGGTCGCCGAGAAGGTCCGGGAAGAGGGCCGGGAAGAAGGCCGCGAAGAAGGCCGGGCCCAGGCCAAGGCGGAGATGGTCCTGCAGATTCTGGACTGGCGGGGCGTCGTGGTGCCCGGCGCCGTGCGGGAGCGGGTGCAGGCCTGTACCGACTTGGACCAGCTGGAGGCCTGGGCGCAGCGGGCTGTACAAGCGGCGGCCGCCGAGGATCTCTTCGTCGACGGCCCCCAACCTCTCAGCGATTGATCGCCTGAATCTCCTGCACAGCCATGTCCTGCGTCGTCTCGAACGTCCCGTCCGGCAGGTCGCCGTTCGTGCCGCCTGTGCCCTCCCAGGAGATTTCCCAGGTGATCGAGGCCTTCAGCTGGTACGGCTGGCCGTTCGTCGCGCGCAGGTAGCGGATGCCGCAGGGTGGGGTCTTGTCAGCGTTGCCTGCCTTGTACGGCGTACCGATCGAGCCGTCGTCGTTGATCTCGCAGTCGCCGGAGGCGGGGTACACCTCGGCGTCCTCCGTGCCCGGCTCCAGGTGCAGGGCTACCGGCTTGGCCGTGGTTTCCGCCCACAGGCCCGTGTTGGGGAGTTCGGCGCGGACCGAGACCTCCTTGAACGTGCCCTTGTCCAGCCAGACCCACGTCGGCAGGTTGACCGTCGACTTCGCCTCCGGCTTCAACTCCACGTCGGTCTTCGGTACTTGGATCTTGTCGTACGCGTACGCCGCCAGCGTCTCCGGCGTCGGCGCGTTCTCGTCGTCCGGGATCGTGCCGGCGTCCTGCCAGAACATGATGCGGCCGCAGTCCCACGCCTTGATGTCGCTCTCGTGGCCCTTGCGGACCACGCTGCGCCAGAACATGCCGTCCTTGCCGATGTTGTAGTTCTTGTAGCCCTCGGCGGTGCTGTTCGTCGGCGAGTTGAGGTCGAAGTTGTCCTGTGCCTCGCCCTTGTCGTAGTGGTCGACGAAGATGCCGGACGTCCACCACTCATGGGCGTTCACGGCGCCGAGGCCGCCGTTCTTCTCCAGGTCCTCGACCGCGGACTTGAGCGCCTGAGGCGTGAACACCGGCTCGTACCAGCACACCGGCGGCTCCCAGTTGGGGTCGACCGAGGTCAGCTCGTCCATCGAGCCCTGCTCGGTTCCACCGCCGGAATGGGTGATCTGGATACGGGACTGGGAGACAGAGGCGAGAAGGGTACGGCCGTCTGCACCGCCGGACGGCTTCTCGGAGGGCTGAGCCGGGGTCGTCGCTCCGGGCACGTCATCGGCAAAGGCCACGCCCGCGGAGCAGAGGAGTGCGGCAGCGGTCAGCGCCGCGGTCCACGGTCCCGTGCGTCGAAGACTCATCACTGCTGGCACTCCTTGGCCTTGCCCGCGACCTCGATCTGGCGGGCCTGCCAGACCTGGGGGGAGTCGACGGACGGCTGCATGAGGACGCGGTACTTCAGGTAGCTGTCGAGGCTTTCCTTTGTGTAAGTGATCTTTCCGGTTTCGATGTTCTTGCTGTACGACTTGGCCTGGTTTCGGCAGAAGGTGACGAGCACGGCCTTCGCGTCGTCGGACTTGCTGGTGACGGCGTCGTAATAGCGGTCCTCACCGGTGGCGGTCCAGCCGCCGTCGACCCACGCATCGATCTGAGTCTTCGCGTACTTCGCCGCGCCGCCCCGGGAGTAGAACTGGTACGCCGCATCGTTTGGATCCTGGGCGACGATTCCGTGCTTCAGCGCCCGGATGTAGTTCGCCGCGTCATCCAGCGCCGCCGCCTCGTCCGCGTCCGACGGCTTGTCGAAGTCGAAGACCAGCTTCAGGTCACCCGGCAGACTCACATCCGGCCGCTCGACATCCGCCGCAGCCGACGCCGATGCCGACGGACTGCTCGACCCCTTGTCCGCCCCCTCGATGTCATCCGACGAGTCATCGCCGCCCCCGCCGCAGGCGGAGAGCAATAGCGTCGCGGCGAGCGTCGCGGCGGTGGTGGTCAGAGTGCGGCGGGCCACGGAGTTCCCCCTGGTGTCGACTGCAAGCGGCAACGACGCTATCAAGCGCGAGTAGAGAGCCCCTGAGCGGCCGTAGGGGATTGTGTGGTGAAACTTCGCCTCGAACTGCTGTGCCTTGTATGTTCACGTGTGCATACGGTTGTTGGTGATGCGTACGTGACGGGGGTTGCGGTATGGCGGGGCATCGGCCCACGGATTGGCATGTCCTGGACCTGGACAAGGATCCGGTGCCGGGGGATCCGCAGCAGGTGCGGCAACTGGCCAAGAAGCTGCATGACTTCGCGGACGATGTCTCGGATGCGTTGCGTCTGGTCAAGGGCATGGCGGGGGAGGGCGCTCTCGCTGAGTGGGCGGGCAAGTCGGCGGATGTGTTCAAGGAGGACTTCGCCGATGTCCCGAAGAATCTGAAGAAGCTGAAGAAGTCGTACGAGTTGTGCGGCGATGCGCTGGCGGATTACTGGCCGAAGTTGGAGCGGGCGCAGGCGTTGGCGGACCGTGCGCTGGCCAGGGGCCGTGAGGCGCAGTCGGATCTGTCGTCGGCCAAGTCCCGTCTGTCTACGGCTGATTCGTGGGTGGGGCGGGCTGGTAAGGAAGCCGACAAGTACAAGGACGACCCGACCGGCAGCAAGTCGGCTGACAAGCCGGACGAGGCGAAGGTCCGTGCCGCGACCCGGGATGTGCAGCAGGCGGAGACCGCGCAGGCCAACGCCCGCGGCGATGTCGCTGATGCGCAGGGCGCGTTGGACGCGGCGAAGAAGATGGCCGAAGACGCGCGCAAGATGCGCGAGGAGGCGGCTCGGACCGCGAAGACGAAGATCGACGAGGCCTCCGACGCGGGGATCCAGAACCGGTCGTGGTGGGAGGACATCGGGGACTGGTTCGTCGACAACTGGGACACGATCGTCGCCGTATGCAAGGTCGTCGTGGCCGTCGTCGGTGTCATCGCGATGATCATCGGTGGGCCCATCCTCGCCGCCATCGTGATCGTCGCCGGCCTCATCGTTCTCGCCGACTCGCTCTATAAGTATTCCAAGGGCCAAGCCGGGCTATTGGACGTCGCGTTCGCCGCGCTGGACTGCATACCCGGCATGAAGGGCCTCACCACCCTCGGCAAGCTCGCCATGGGCGCGAAGGCGCTCGGCAAGGCAGGCCTCAAGGGAATGGCCAGGGGGCTGGGCAAAGGGCTGCGCAGGGGTGCAGACGACGCTGTCGGGAAGAGCAAGCCGACGAAGGGGCGTTGCAAGAATGGCGACCCGATCGACATGGTTTCCGGCGAGATGCTCATCGAGCAGACCGACGTTGGACTGCCGGGTGTGCTCCCCGTGATTCTTCGCCGTACGCACCTTTCCACGTACCACTGGGGCAACTGGTTCGGCGAGTCATGGGCCTCCACCTTCGACGAGCGACTGGAACTCGACGAGGACGGAGTGCTGTTCGCCACCGAGGACGGAATGATCCTCTGCTATCCCGTTCCGGGCGCGGACGGCCCCGTACTGCCTCTGGTAGGACCCCGGTGGCTGCTGACCTGGGACGAGGAGCAGCCGGGCGCGCTACGGGTCACGGACCCCAGGACGGGAGTGACCCGTCACTTCGCGCCGCTGGCACCGCAGAACGGCCGGGATACCGCGTTCACTCTGCCGCTGACCGCGATATCCGACCGCAACGGCAACCGCGTCCACTTCGACCGGGCCCACGACGGCAGCCCCGTGGCTGTACGCCACTCCGGCGGGTACCAGGTCCATGTCGACACGGCCAACGGCCGCGTCGTAGGGCTCAGATTGCGCAGCGGCGAGGCCGACGCGGGAACCACCATTCTCCGGTACGGCTACGACGAGGCCGGGGACCTCACGGAGATACGCGACTCCACCGGACTGCCGTACAGATTCGGCTACGACTTGGCAGGCCGGGTGGAGTCGTGGACCGACCGGATCGGCTCCTGGTACCGGTACACATACGACGACCAAGACCGTGTCGTCCGGGGCGAGGGCGCCGACGGCTTCCTCAATTGCACCATCGAATACGACACAGAGAGCCGCGCCACCCGCTACACCGACTCCCTTGGCCGTACCACGGTCTACCGCCACAATGACCGACTCCAGCTGGTGTCGACCACGGACCCGCTGGGCGCCACAGTCCAAAACGAGTGGGACGACCGTGACCGGCTCGTCGCCCGGACTGACGCGCTTGACCACACGTTCCGCTATGTCTACGACGAGGTCGGCAACGTCACGCGCGTCACACGTCCCGACGGATCCGCCACGTCCGCGGAGTACAACGAATTCCACCTGCCCATCTCGGTGACGGAGCAGGAAGGAGCCGTATGGCAGCACTCCTATGACGAACGCGGCAACCGGATCGCCACCCGTGACCCGCTTGGCGCCGAGACCTACTACACCTACGACACGTCCGGGTTCCTCACCGGCGTTACGGACGCCCTGGGCCACCGGCACACGGCTGCCGGTAACAGTGTCGGCCTCCCGGTCGCCCTCACGAATCCGCGTCGGAACACATCGACGGCCGAGTACGACGCGTTCGGTCGGCCGGTCGCCGTGACCGACGCGTTGGGTCGTGCCACGCGACTCGGCTGGACCACCGAGGGCAGGATCTCCTGGCGCCAGGCTGGAGACGGGGCCGTCGAGCGGTTCGAGTGGGACGCTGCGGGCAACCTCGTGCGGTACACGGACGAGGCCGGGCAGACCAGCGCCTACAAACCCACGCACTTCCACCTCGCCTCCGCCCGAACTCGCCCGGACGGCTCGCGCTTCACCTTCACCTACGACACCGAGCTGAACCTCGTCCAAGTGACCAACCCGCAGGGCGCGACCTGGAACTACGTCTACGACGGAGCGAACCGTGTTATCGCGGAAACGGACTTCAACGGCCGCACACTCACCTACGACGTGAATGCGATGGGTGGGCTGACATCGTTCACCAACGGCGCCGGCGAGACTGTCTCGTTCGGCAGGGACGCGCTGGGCCGCACGACCTCCTTCCGACACGACGGCCGAACCACTCTGCTCGGCTACGACTCACAGGGGAACCCCGTTGAGGAAGAGGGACCGGACGTCAAGGTGAAGCGCACCTTCGACGCCGTGGGCCGTGTTCTTTCCGAGACCATCAACGGACGGACCACGACGTACCGGTACGACGCCCTTGGGCGTCGCATCGAACGCCGGACCCCTTCCGGGATTGTCTCGACCTGGTCGTACGACGCGTCGGGGCACCCCGAGGTCCTGGAGGCCGCCGGCCGCCGCCTTGCGTTCCAGTTCGACGCCGCGGGCAGGGAGACGGGCCGCAGCCTGACTCACGGTGTCACCCTTGGGCAGTCCTGGGACGACGCCAATCGCCTCACCGCCCAGACCTTGGCACGCCATCCGGAGGGGGCCGAAACGCTCCTCCAGCACCGCACCTACGCGTACCGGGCTGATGGTTGCCTGGCCGAACTGGCCGAACTCACCACCGGTACCCGCCGTTTCGACCTGGACCCGGGTGGTCGGGTCACTGCCGTTCACGCGCCGGAGTGGACGGAGACCTATGCCTACGACGCAGTCGGCAACTTGTCCCAGGCCTCGACCCCGGTCACCGGCAGCGACGACGTGGACCGTGAGTTCACCGGGACTCTGCTGCGTCGATGCGGCCGGACCCGCTATGAGCGGGACGCCGAGGGGCGCATCGTCCGATCGGTGCGGCGGCTGCTCAATGGCCAGAAGCGAATCAGGACGTACCACTGGAACAGTCAGAGTCAGCTGACCGGCGCCGTTACGCCGGAAGGGACGCGCTGGCGGTACCTATACGACCCGGCGGGCCGCAGGGTGGCCAAGCAACGCCTTGCCGAGGATGGCGCCGTCGCCGAGGAGACCCACTTCACTTGGGACGGTCCGCGGCTGGCTGAACAGATCACCTCCGGCGGGCACACCACCACCTGGGACTATGCGCCCGGTACCCACCTGCCCTTGACGCAGGTCGACCGAAGCCCCGATGGCCCGATTGCAGACACTCGCTTCCATGCTGTGGTCACCGACCTGTCCGGGGCCCC of the Streptomyces sp. NBC_00287 genome contains:
- a CDS encoding helix-turn-helix domain-containing protein; protein product: MPRRPQPTARQARLGAELRKLREAAGLKAREAAALLGADSVQMSQIESGIAGVSETRVRRLATHYSCTDEELIGALVAMATDRTCGWWEEYRKLLPTSFLDLSELEHHATYRWDVDFLHVPGLLQTADYARGILGYRVPELPEDELDVRIRHRLERRVILEGPRPIPYEAVIHESALRIRVGDRGASRLQLKHILEFSEADHITVRVIPFDLDGFAGADSAMVYAGGTVPKLDTVVRDAPQGAGFIDSEAQLGAFRTLFRRMEAVSLAPERSRDFIHRLTKEL
- a CDS encoding ATP-binding protein gives rise to the protein MPESEPWEYTLYIPHDPRAVTVCRRTLRLILTMHGLIRLVDTAELIGAELVSNSVRHTTGPAALRVRWSAGVLRIGAWDADPAPPVPPERWERLGGELEEGRGLALVRACADVWGWQPLSRNGSRGKYVWCDLVAA
- a CDS encoding barstar family protein; the protein is MSEVHRVLRELEARGGRVHHVDSRHLMTERGIYDTFAEVLQFPGYFGRNWDALVDCLDDLCGAVTGGVGVAVVIDEADRLLATEHFPLFVSVLCQGTDRANSTVDLDGFPLDRPAIAEYFVFEFGEFDGERIARRVGQPDLTITAGDGYVAAALNPEVWH
- a CDS encoding contact-dependent growth inhibition system immunity protein — encoded protein: MKRERSSVHSRSLEQLEGQRWPDPPEDTTHLVKNVHELRRRPIGTLETHELARLIGQDVGVPWLLPLAVKILRDAAPNHVAGGLYDGDLLYAVVSVRPEVWADAPDLARKLEETVAMLDDLSGEQGDTP
- a CDS encoding DUF397 domain-containing protein; amino-acid sequence: MTTPVNWQKSSFSGSGDGNACVEIASLPTRVAVRDSKDRTRTPLSFPTDAFTTFITSLKASTR
- a CDS encoding SUKH-3 domain-containing protein, whose product is MSEERERRWSAETDRVLRQVGWYPGRSVSTAEWENTLREHGGFEIHEAARRFLAEFGGLESTERGPGQTMARMGFTLDPTVAEWEEEIFDVLSEEAGTNLYPIGEADRRNLYLGIAPNGEVYVGMDSVTQLAETADEALEKLVEGIR